tggactCAAGTGCAGAAACAGATGGAGGCAAAACTGATGTGAATACAGTGTTTGATTTACAGTGACTCATGATGAGAATGCGAGAAACTCAGAAAACCGGCAGCGGTCTGTTGTGAGTGCTATTCTTAAATGCTAGTGACTTGATTGCAGTCAGATGTGAAGGCTAATTGGATTCCCCACCCAAAGGTGGAGCCAACTGCAGActcacccagaccatgacacCTACAATAATAACTTACCCAACCCAACACATAAGCAGAAAGGGGGAGGAAAagggggggaggaaaaaaaaaaaaaaaaggggggggggaaatcataaaacaaaaagcagctctcCCCTACAGGCAGTCTGAACACATTATCATAAGACACATGAAACTGAAAAGCCAGAGCAAAAGTTTCACAAGAAAACCTGGAGCTTATGAAACAGTCCAAAATAAAAGTCTAGGAAAGGCACTCAAGCTCAGGAAACAGTTCGTAAACCTTTCAGGAGGGCGACGGCACAGGAGTTCATGGCCCAACAGTTCAGGTAGCAGGCCACGTGGAAAGTGACGGCAACTCAACAGCTCAGGAGGACAACTTCGGAGCCAGCAGTGGCGACAGAGGAGGTCCGGAGGCTGTCTGCGTGAAAGACGGCGGCGACACAATTCAAGAGGCTGCCCACGACGGCGTTGATGTCCAGCCAgtggcctggaaagtggccggCGATGTTGAGGTGCTGGACGTGGACTGGACAGCAGCAGGACCAGACGGCGGCGTGGCAGCCGTAGGAGCAGGTGGTGACGCAGCAGGCGACTGAGTAAAAGCTGCTGATGGCACAACAGGTAACTTGGACCCACCAGCTGACAAGACAGGATGCTGGACGGGCCTCTCGGACCCCCCAGTTCCACTCACTTTGAATGAGTTAGTTCAGGTACATGAAAAATGCTCATAATATCATTGTCCATGGAAACATTGCCCAGCAGTTCATAATCAAGGCCATTAACACTGGAGCTGGTCACAGGATTAATGTTCATAGATTCAGTCTCAATTAGCACATTATTTGGTTCCACATCCCACAAGGAAAAATCAGTAGTACCAGACTCAGTGACTGGGCTTGCAGGCGGTTGCTGGGCATCAGCTGTCTCACCTGAAGAACAGATACAGGTGAAGGACAAAGCGGAGCCTCAGTTGGCCTgggttcaaaaaaaaaaaaaaaaaaaaaggtagtcACAGGAAGAGTAAAACTAGTATTCTCCATGGTAGGACAGTCTTTAGCATGAGCAACACAGAGACACCAAATAATTGTGAAGAGGAATAAGACAGTCTGAGGAAGGCGTCTTTGGTGGCTTAATGACGGCACCTCTGCTAGTGGGATTACTGATGGCTGCCCCACCGACAGTCATTTTGTTACTGTGTGTTTTGACAGGAGTATTTTCAGTCTTAGATATTCACGAACATTCTTTACATAGCTGGGCCCATAAACCAGCAAATCAGGATTCATTTGCATGGCCTCCATAGAGAAAACATGAAGAGCAAAAAATAGTCACTCACCTCACGCTGCTGTAAGCCGCGGTGGTGATGTGGATGCCGCCTCTTCCTGGACGCCATAGTTGTGGAGGCAGGAGCCATTACAGCTGAGGTAGACGCAGCCTCCAGTTGCGGCAAGGAAAACACAACACTTGTCCGCTGCTGCGCCGACATGGGCATGAAGACAGACGACAGTCTGAGAGCACCGACCTTTACTCCTGTGGCCGGTGAAGGGAGAGCTGCATCACCGCAGGGCTGGGAAGATTCAGCCCGCACACTGGCCAGCTGGTGCTGTGAATGGATTTGGAGGGTGGTGTGGAAAAAGTCGGCTATCAGAGGGTGTTCTACCTCCCATAACCAGGGAAATGCCTCAAAACATCCCTGCAGCTGATAAACCTTTTCTTCCCGCGCCTCTTTTCCCGAGAGCTCCCACCACGTGCCGCATCAATCCCCCACAGTGTGAATTAGCCTCTCCTTGAGCTCGTCTGGGGGGGGCTGCGTGTCGCTGGGTCCGTCATGGTCAGAGCATTGTATCACAGTCTGGCTGAGGCAGACGATAAGAAGTGTAGAAGGTGGACCCAAGTGCAGACATGCAAAATAACACAACTTAATATTAACTGAAAACAACCCGTTTATTAGAGGCTGGACTAAGAGATacaaaacaaaggcaaaacTAAATCATAACCTAAAATGGGTGAACTAAACATAATAGAACCCTGGGACATGGACACCTGGCATAAATACATAATCATGGAGACAAGGTATCATAACAGACACTTGGACAAAGAatgaatgaacacacacagactaatAGCACACAGGAGGtaatcaggggaagtggaaacacatggggaaacagctgacacagatgaACATAATGACGTCACAGTGGAAGAGTAACACTAAACACAATGAACACAGGAACACAagacctcttcaaaataaaacaggaaacataatgagacgcagacatgacaacatgaacttgacaatgtaagacagacatgaaacacatgaagggcaagggaaACTTAACACAGGGGTAGGAAGACACAACAACACATCAAAGTAACAGAGTTCTACTCAAAAGCAGGCAACAAACAATACTACTAACTCAAACAAACTGAACTACCTAAACAAGACAAGGGGGAAACTTAAATAGTGGTCAAGACCCAAAGTGCAGTTCTCCATATGTGCTTGCTCCATCCCTTTTCCACCTCTTAGCTCATCCAACAAGGGATTGGGAGCAGATTCCATTGGGGtaactcagaaaacaaagaaagattaAATCATAGACATAACAGTGTAAACTAAAATTTGTGCACTTATTTTAGAATACAGTATTATGTGATTTTATAAGTAAATTAGTTCTAAACCAAAACCAATTCTTTATTACCCAATAAATTAATTTAcacatttaaagaaagaaaaatatgtaaGTGTAGTGTTATTGTACGTCTTTAATGTAACACTGATGTTTAGTTGATATTACCACTGTATCTGGCTGTAATTGCAGCCTTCACagctgctgttagctgctgtAATTTAGAATTAGCCGGCATTACTGAAACTTTCTTTTAAGTGGATCAAGCCATGTTGTACTTGGTCACTTAGTGACTTTCATACAATGTGAGAATATAATCAAATTATTTATCAGAAGGAAAGCATGATTTTTTTCCACCCAAAAATTTTCTGCTATAATGTTAGCTTATCACCGGCAGAGGTTGTTCTTATTTAGCAGGCTTGTTTTCAGCTGTCTTGAGGCGAAAAGGTGTCTAATCTTCTGATAATAAGTCATTGTCACAATATCGGGAGTAAATAAGCATGCATACACAGTTATTTGTATGTTAGTTCCCTGACTTCGGTTAAGGTGACAAGGTTAATATTTTATCTAGATGCCAGTTAGGTTGTCTCGTCCATGTTTTTGCCATGTTTTTTTTGAAGGGGAGGTGTTCTCAGATGGTAAGAGACAGAAATGATCCTTCACATCTGGAGTCTGAAGGTGCAGACACAAATTAAAATTTGCCCAGACAGTAAACAAATGGAATACAATTTATGTGGCTGGTCTCTAGCCAAAAGTGCAATTAAATAGAAAGGTGGTGCACACTTCAGCTAGTGTATTCAAGATGGTGGGGAAACATGGTGGTTTCCACTGGTAGCCATATGtagttttaaagggttaattcTAAGTTTATGAGAGTgcatcagtttcatttttctgttaaataaactaaaaaaatgaGAGCGATACATCCAACTTAGTTCACTGAATCAATTGCAAAAATGACAATGGCTGCTTACTGGTGGTGGGTTCACCTAAAGAATGAAATATATATGTCCATCTCTCTGACCTGTCtgtaatgtaaaatataaattttgcATCAAAAGTGGTCTGTGCTGTGAGAAGAAGTtagtaaattaaattatttaattgtgtgcatatatatatatatatatagatttaattttatatatatgtatatgtatctCTATCTAGCTCCCAGGccgaggacccgagcttgaaggatagaccgtCAGCAGGGGCGAGCGGGAGAGGAAGTGTATATATAGACGAAAAGTGTTCTTACCATGCCAGCATGTGTGCAAATGAACTACCATGCATTGGTCATTTCTACTGTTCTACTTGTACTCCTAGTATGACATACAGTAATTGGTTTCAGTTGGATTAGGGCTGTAGTGACTGTTGTCTGTGTATTCAAAAGCAAAGACAAATGCAGTCATAACCCAACAACAGTCCTGAGGTGTGTCAGGATTCAGGGAAATGAAAGCAGCATGACAATTTCATTCCTCTAGCTCTCAGTTTCCTGTTAAATAAAGAATTGCTTGTGCCAGTGGATTTTTACACAGTTCACACGCTCACAAAATGCTGATCGCCTCAGATATATAAGGACCCAACTGAACCAGCAATACCAATAAAATCATGGGTCAAGCCTATATGGGCATGGAGGACGTATCAGGTAGCAACATAAAGTTGAGAAGGCTGGTAGAAACTTCAGAAGACAATTCTATCGATGATGAAGTGAGTCAAACTGTGCAATGTGAAATGACTGGACTTGGATTCCCAggtaataaacaaaaacaagtaaacATATTAGATTTAGATACTACATTGATATGTTGATGAATTATTGTGCAGATattaaacaaaaagtaaaactaaTACCAGGTAGATGTAGGGTCCAGTTTGCTGCAATGTTACTGTAGTtttggatgttttgtttttaatttgaaagatttatattttaaggtatttttatctttatttgaTTGTGCTGAAATGAATAGTTGACAGGTGGCCCTTAGCCCATAATTttgattaaatttaaatttttgtttttaattcaggaCAGGCTCAAACACATTCAGCGTGTGtttatttcaattcagttttaataGTTTAATAGAGCAAAAAACTTTGGTTTTTATTAGTTGCAGTGTCAGTTTTAATTTATACTGTGGTCTGTGGTTGTTGGATTCTAAgttcaaaagagaaaataatacaataaaacactgtgtgacaatcacagtatttgtgtcACAGCCATAATCACCCAGAAACAAGTTTGCTTCTTTCTGGTCAGATGTTGATTTCAAGAGCAGAAGTTCACATATTACTTTgtagagaaaatatatattttatcgTAACATAAAATACTAAGGATATAAATATTCTTCACCTTTAGCATTGTAACAAATATAAACTTCTACCTGCAGAGGCTGAATTTGTAAAGAAGAGTTACTGCAGAGCTGCTGTGATTCTTCTGGGCCTGCTGTGTCTTTTCCTCCTGATTGGACTCATAACTGTGGTTTTTCTCTGTGAGTACAAGAAATATGTAATTAGCATGCTAAAAACCTCACAAGcaatgttttttatttgatattggcATGTCCTACAGTCACCCAAGGCAAATCTCCTGGTGAAATGGACACAGTGTTGCCACACAGGCTTTACAACAACTTGACCAGCGAGAGAAACCAGTTACTGACCAGTTACAACAACTTGAAAACTGAAAAGGACCAGTTACTGACGAGTTACAACAACCTGACAATCAAACGAGAACAGTTACTGACCAGTTACAACAACTTGAAAACTGAAAAGGACCAGTTACTGACCAGTTACAACAActtgaaaactgaaaagaacCAATTGCTGACCAGTTACAACAACAAAGTTAAAGAGAGAGACCAGCTCCAGACAAGATTTGAAGACATGACCAAAAATAGAGACAATCTTCAGAGAAAGCTTCAAGGTAActatttgtttccattttatCTCTTACAGAAATTTTTGCCTCTACATTTGAAGTTAACGCTCAAGTACatgacagtgttgttgtttttttctcatttaatgcATTATTGAAACACAGCGTTAACGATACTGGTTAAGACTTGAAAAGTGAAATTCAGTATCACCTTCCACCATATTAACATCTGGACAGGTCCATACTATTGAAAAAGAAAGCCTCAGTGAAACCTAGAATTAAATGTAAATTGAGCTTAATGTgaatatatgaatatttcatacaTTCTAAGTCTATTTAGATATAGTTCATACTGGTGCTTTAATCCATgtagacaagaaaaaaaatctcttcatttttatctttaactTCAACCAGTAtgtctcagctgtttttttatttccatatttAGTTGTGAAAGACACCGAACCAATGACAGAAATTTTAATACTGCAGTTTCAGTTCACAGTGTGTGTTATGCTAGAAATTACTAAAGCACCATGAAGCCTTCTGAGAAGTGGACTTTGGACAAAACCTCGAGTTTCTCCTTATTTTTACTGGTCAGTAACAGTTGCTGAGTCAGGCAAAATCATtagataaaatatatatttcccACACACTCCTTCTGAATGCAcaaaaatgatacatttttttctcatgttcttttaaataacaaaaccaaaataaaacttttttatttgatgtaaaactAGATATATTGTGCAACATTGGGACAGTGTTTTTTCTCTCATATGTTAAAGCTTTGTGAATTTGTACTACTGACACTTGTGGAACAAATATGTGATGCTAATTATGAGATATTAGCCTTAAAGATTAGATCCTAACAAAGGCCAAATTattattctgtttttcttcaacagattGCCGAGGAAACTGGGTGGCCTTCAGTGATAGTTTGTACCAAGTGTCTTCAGAGCAGAAATCCTGGGAAGAAAGCAGACAAGACTGTCTTCAAAAAGGTTCAAACCTGATGATTATCAACAGCCGAGAagaacaggtgtgtgtgtgcaaacataaTAAAACGTATTATGTGCAgaataaaacactgaatgaaATCAGAGAATGCACTGACACATCACTTTACGTTCTGTATATTTACACTTACTTGTCTTTCAACTAGAATTTTGTGAACCAGTTCAAGAAGTATTTGTGGATTGGACTGACTGACTCACTGACAGAGGGGACATGGAAATGGGTGGATGGGACTCGCATG
This sequence is a window from Oreochromis niloticus isolate F11D_XX linkage group LG6, O_niloticus_UMD_NMBU, whole genome shotgun sequence. Protein-coding genes within it:
- the LOC112841632 gene encoding CD209 antigen, with the protein product MGQAYMGMEDVSGSNIKLRRLVETSEDNSIDDEVSQTVQCEMTGLGFPEAEFVKKSYCRAAVILLGLLCLFLLIGLITVVFLFTQGKSPGEMDTVLPHRLYNNLTSERNQLLTSYNNLKTEKDQLLTSYNNLTIKREQLLTSYNNLKTEKDQLLTSYNNLKTEKNQLLTSYNNKVKERDQLQTRFEDMTKNRDNLQRKLQDCRGNWVAFSDSLYQVSSEQKSWEESRQDCLQKGSNLMIINSREEQNFVNQFKKYLWIGLTDSLTEGTWKWVDGTRMTTSYWNSGEPNGGRTENCGQIKAYDSQNSWNDETCSNKHFWICEKRVSQ